The proteins below are encoded in one region of Simkaniaceae bacterium:
- a CDS encoding DUF5399 family protein — MASSKTIDNMGMDVSNQYASADHLHASSLVQDARMVTTQAQKDQNIPSYSPELSLIFQTNEKNRPFAEIDSPQGYETTTNAAYLFSFIPSLGGKDKIEAMTHRIEHYIDQLKTSMGSVSDPKIINHAENQITQGENIHNLLQLITDRSDMKEYIETARRKNQKG; from the coding sequence ATGGCCTCATCTAAAACAATTGATAATATGGGCATGGATGTCTCTAATCAATATGCATCTGCAGATCATCTACATGCATCATCTCTTGTCCAAGATGCCCGCATGGTTACGACCCAAGCTCAAAAAGATCAAAATATCCCCAGTTATTCCCCTGAACTTTCGCTGATCTTCCAAACAAATGAGAAAAACCGCCCTTTTGCAGAAATCGATAGCCCACAGGGCTATGAAACGACAACCAATGCCGCTTATCTCTTCTCCTTTATCCCGAGCCTTGGAGGCAAGGATAAAATTGAAGCCATGACCCACCGCATCGAACATTATATCGATCAGCTCAAAACCTCTATGGGAAGTGTCAGTGATCCAAAAATCATTAATCATGCTGAAAATCAAATTACTCAAGGCGAAAATATCCATAATCTTTTACAATTGATTACAGATCGATCTGATATGAAAGAATATATCGAAACAGCAAGACGTAAAAATCAAAAAGGGTAG